A genomic segment from Fusarium fujikuroi IMI 58289 draft genome, chromosome FFUJ_chr04 encodes:
- a CDS encoding related to ariadne-2 protein, with protein sequence MGNTFERPTAPEPDVPLNPFLAERLHEQLRQQLDHETQTIANAFRERNRQRRHPEHRDRPPCRFFAQASCFRGAACPFSHDIPVTRTRRPDHRKREPCRFYAQGICSYGQTCRFSHEGPRPLQETCRFFAKGFCKRGATCRYAHDTPNAEWLEESEHGLVSEQWTREIGGAWVEFGAGAAVTNVTLLSDFSAIQMRHLPSKSSARSVQELLADVGICVSISDINFIKLVKNRNGMAIIKVKDPEFAKSACWKLGTCIRAPDLEVTQIPVPLPDGSSFGLVDSRNVRCSWHRPTKKATLSFRNPAEAFDAYSKFKNQQLKIAGLPVTTQMPAAVDATQNDGPWQMELEGLVATIPSEDIMKIFPSSAGPYEIEMGDSSYDTDAEIDSTMIKSLLYDIGALEQWEVFGSPTARRVKAQARFIEESEALDAVSQLNETWLPFNSSGKLYVQHVHLVKFRVSSRVYGVVENSIKTLRKEWERQFVSFSSVLERGHRVLKLESQDRELFIQAKEALEQIIHGTTMTLNGKNLWSPDFKADRGAYRKLQEIERDLGVVIIRDIKSSKFRVFGPEDKFVPACEALDQLLQELQPRSKGKNSEPSRTERTAEGDCSVCFCKADQALATSCGHVYCTICFLNMCLVEASTIGDFSIKCIGDEGNCKKAIPLYEIQNLLLSEIFESVFEASFMSFMRRHQDQLRYCPTPECTQVYRIDQPEMSVPPIFTCAKCMTATCTSCHVSHPRKTCAQYKGNESGGMAELLKAKEELGFKDCPKCNTHLQKDEGCNHINCTACGTHICWLCLKTFTDGDDCYSHMGRIHGGIGDEGDDDDIEF encoded by the exons ATGGGCAACACTTTCGAGCGTCCCACTGCCCCCGAACCTGATGTTCCGTTGAATCCGTTCTTGGCCGAGCGACTACACGAACAACTACGCCAACAACTAGACCATGAGACTCAAACGATAGCCAACGCATTTCGAGAACGAAACCGTCAGCGAAGGCACCCGGAGCATCGCGACAGGCCGCCTTGTAGATTCTTCGCGCAGGCTTCGTGCTTCCGCGGCGCAGCCTGTCCCTTTTCTCACGATATCCCTGTGACCCGGACTCGACGACCAGACCATCGTAAAAGAGAACCTTGTCGGTTCTATGCCCAGGGTATATGCTCTTACGGCCAAACCTGTCGCTTTTCTCATGAAGGACCCCGACCTCTTCAAGAGACATGTCGCTTCTTTGCCAAAGGTTTCTGTAAGAGAGGAGCTACTTGCAGATATGCTCACGATACGCCCAACGCCGAGTGGTTGGAGGAATCCGAG CATGGTCTCGTTTCTGAACAGTGGACGCGCGAGATCGGAGGCGCCTGGGTCGAATTTGGAGCTGGAGCGGCTGTTACCAATGTCACTCTTCTCTCGGACTTTTCCGCTATTCAAATGCGCCATCTGCCCTCCAAGTCGTCCGCACGGTCGGTGCAAGAGCTGTTGGCGGATGTAGGCATCTGCGTATCCATAAGcgacatcaacttcatcaaacTTGTGAAGAATCGGAACGGAATGGcaatcatcaaggtcaaagaTCCGGAATTCGCAAAGTCGGCCTGCTGGAAACTTGGCACCTGTATTCGAGCGCCTGACTTGGAAGTCACCCAAATTCCTGTCCCATTACCAGACGGATCATCATTTGGCCTCGTCGACAGCAGAAACGTCCGCTGTTCATGGCATAGGCCGACCAAAAAGGCCACTCTTTCGTTCAGGAACCCAGCAGAAGCATTTGATGCGTAttccaagttcaagaaccAGCAACTCAAAATCGCTGGCCTGCCAGTCACAACCCAAATGCCCGCCGCAGTGGATGCCACGCAAAACGATGGGCCATGGCAGATGGAGCTGGAAGGTTTGGTGGCCACCATTCCCTCAGAGGATATCATGAAGATTTTTCCCTCGTCTGCAGGACCGTATGAGATTGAGATGGGTGACTCAAGTTACGATACGGACGCGGAAATTGATTCGACTATGATAAAATCCTTACTATATGACATAGGCGCCTTGGAACAATGGGAAGTGTTTGGGAGCCCCACGGCAAGACGAGTCAAGGCACAGGCACGATTTATCGAGGAATCCGAAGCGCTTGATGCTGTCTCACAGTTGAACGAGACGTGGTTGCCATTCAACTCATCGGGAAAACTCTACGTTCAGCACGTTCACCTGGTAAAGTTCAGGGTTTCGAGTCGCGTCTACGGCGTTGTTGAAAATAGCATTAAGACGCTGCGAAAAGAATGGGAACGGcaatttgtttctttttcatcGGTTCTTGAGCGCGGCCACAGAGTCCTGAAGCTCGAGAGCCAAGATCGCGAACTTTTTATCCAAGCAAAAGAGGCCCTGGAACAGATCATTCACGGAACCACAATGACGTTGAACGGCAAGAATCTATGGTCTCCCGATTTCAAGGCCGATAGGGGAGCTTACAGGAAGCTTCAAGAGATTGAACGAGACCTTGGAGTCGTTATCATCCGCGACATCAAATCCTCGAAATTTCGAGTTTTCGGGCCGGAGGACAAGTTCGTACCAGCATGCGAAGCACTTGACCAGCTTTTGCAAGAACTGCAGCCTCGATCAAAAGGAAAAAACAGTGAGCCATCAAGGACGGAAAGGACCGCCGAAGGCGACTGTTCAGTCTGTTTCTGCAAAGCCGACCAAGCACTCGCAACTTCTTGTGGCCATGTCTACTGCACGATCTGCTTCTTGAATATGTGTCTGGTAGAAGCATCGACGATCGGCGATTTCTCCATAAAATGCATTGGAGACGAAGGAAACTGTAAGAAGGCCATTCCGCTATATGAGATCCAAAATCTGCTTCTTTCAGAGATTTTCGAAAGTGTCTTTGAGGCTTCTTTTATGTCTTTTATGCGCCGACACCAAGACCAGTTGCGCTACTGTCCGACACCCGAATGCACCCAGGTGTACCGCATCGACCAGCCAGAAATGAGCGTCCCGCCAATCTTTACTTGCGCTAAATGCATGACGGCAACCTGTACGAGCTGCCATGTCTCGCACCCGAGAAAGACATGCGCACAATACAAGGGCAACGAGTCTGGCGGCATGGCAGAGCTTCTCAAAGCAAAGGAAGAGCTAGGGTTCAAAGACTGTCCGAAGTGCAACACACACCTACAGAAGGATGAAGGCTGTAATCATATTAATTGCACGGCCTGTGGGACGCACATTTGCTGGCTCTGCTTGAAGACCTTTACAGACGGGGATGACTGTTATTCTCATATGGGTAGGATACACGGGGGAATTGGCGACGAaggtgacgacgacgacatcgAGTTTTAG
- a CDS encoding related to endothelin-converting enzyme 1, producing MGILPRESSGYGANSLCTTPACIEIADDILGSMATNHAKIDPCTDFDELVCGNWAERNPVPAGAMSVDVLGAVQYHVYDLVRRVLEGPYPSGPDAGWITVNLTKDEMKADKENFVKMQEAYQVCMNTTAHEEEGLSQLRQVAKTIVTTLPASGNGKKGTVYDHSNGIGQLITMFESLGIETTQRFIQIAEPLNPDKMALGIQPPTDSGLPSTPEDMFEFVKIASELIYSVHPANLTRGEAKILMESVVSLQLSLQPVAAPETNTTEEAGQEQDTEETPDATPFVSITDIQELAPQLNFKYVVDQLAPEGFDDSKIIFESAELHHNISQKFSQTPPEVIQTYFLWKAIAAVSIYVDSPQTEAYNTWKTKQQGRDPGSPPPRWQRCAILLDNGVGWIANDKVAPQLVGPTGLTWILARFFADKHFTPDAKKFTSQIIDNLEEAFIGRIGTRAWATDKVKKTAVEKVRAMTSKIGLPTSPHVTDAKVVNKFYSDIEITPSLLLNTLSFAKSRVAKNWASLDKPVDRQKFPSSTLTTNAFHQPSGNTMIILAGIQQSPIYSVGYPAYITYGGMGSIVGHEITHGFDNSGHQFDKTGNKSAWFDEKSTVGFKKSSDCFVKQYGNFTITGPGGEEEKIDGDLTLGENVADAGGILSSFTAWKKWEKDNGKAQDLPGLGNFTHEQLFFVKWGQNWCENIKPAQVIAGLTDEHSPNQARILLPLKNSADFQRAFKCPQKKPVCELW from the exons ATGGGGATCTTACCTCGTGAATCGTCTGGCTATGGTGCCAATAGCCTCTGCACGACCCCAGCATGTATCGAGATTGCAGATGATATTCTAGGCAGCATGGCCACTAACCATGCAAAGATTGATCCATGCACCGACTTTGATGAAC TCGTCTGCGGCAACTGGGCAGAGCGCAACCCAGTCCCAGCAGGCGCGATGtctgttgatgttcttggagCCGTCCAATACCATGTTTACGATCTTGTTCGACGCGTTCTCGAAGGACCCTACCCTTCCGGCCCTGACGCTGGCTGGATTACAGTCAATCTAACCAAAGACGAGATGAAGGCCGATAAAGAGAATTTTGTCAAGATGCAGGAAGCTTACCAAGTCTGTATGAACACAACTGcccatgaagaagagggtctTAGTCAACTTCGACAAGTGGCCAAGACGATCGTCACGACACTTCCTGCTTCCGGCAATGGTAAGAAAGGAACTGTATATGATCACTCAAATGGAATTGGCCAACTTATCACAATGTTCGAAAGTTTGGGCATCGAGACAACGCAGAGGTTCATACAGATCGCAGAACCGCTGAACCCTGACAAGATGGCCCTTGGCATCCAGCCACCCACGGATTCTGGTCTTCCATCTACTCCCGAAGATATGTTTGAGTTCGTTAAGATTGCAAGCGAACTTATTTACTCTGTTCATCCTGCCAACTTGACCAGAGGCGAGGCTAAGATTCTGATGGAGTCCGTCGTCTCCCTTCAGCTCTCGCTCCAACCGGTGGCCGCCCCAGAGACAAATACCACAGAGGAGGCCGGCCAGGAACAGGATACTGAAGAGACTCCTGATGCGACTCCATTCGTGTCTATTACTGACATTCAAGAGCTCGCTCCGCAACTGAACTTCAAGTATGTCGTTGACCAACTTGCGCCCGAGGGGTTTGATGATTCCAAGATCATATTCGAATCCGCAGAGCTCCACCACAATATCTCGCAGAAGTTCTCCCAGACACCTCCAGAGGTCATCCAAACTTACTTCCTTTGGAAAGCCATCGCTGCTGTGTCCATCTACGTCGACTCGCCACAGACCGAGGCCTACAACACGTGGAAGACGAAGCAGCAAGGTAGAGATCCCGGCAGTCCTCCACCTCGCTGGCAGCGATGCGCAATTCTTCTAGACAACGGCGTTGGTTGGATCGCAAATGACAAAGTTGCTCCTCAGCTCGTCGGTCCTACAGGCTTGACTTGGATCCTCGCCCGATTCTTCGCCGATAAGCACTTTACGCCTGATGCTAAGAAGTTCACCTCTCAGATCATCGATAATCTTGAGGAGGCTTTTATCGGGCGCATTGGAACCAGAGCTTGGGCTACAGATAAGGTCAAAAAGACTGCGGTTGAGAAAGTTCGCGCCATGACGAGCAAGATCGGCTTACCAACTTCCCCTCACGTCACGGACGCCAAGGTCGTGAACAAGTTTTATTCTGACATTGAAATCACGCCGTCTTTGCTCCTCAACACCCTTTCCTTCGCAAAGTCTCGGGTTGCCAAGAACTGGGCATCTCTTGACAAGCCTGTTGATCGACAGAAGTTCCCGTCTAGTACTCTGACCACCAACGCCTTCCATCAACCCTCAGGGAACACCATGATAATCCTAGCAGGCATCCAGCAATCTCCCATCTACAGTGTTGGCTATCCCGCATACATTACCTACGGTGGCATGGGAAGTATTGTTGGGCATGAAATCACCCATGGTTTCGATAACAGTGGCCATCAGTTTGACAAGACGGGTAACAAGAGTGCATGGTTTGATGAAAAGTCTACAGTAGGATTCAAAAAGTCCAGTGACTGCTTCGTCAAGCAATACGGCAACTTCACCATCACCGGTCctggtggagaagaggagaagatcgaCGGAGATCTCACGTTGGGTGAGAACGTTGCAGACGCCGGTGGCATCCTGTCTAGCTTTACCGCCTGGAAGAAATGGGAGAAGGACAACGGGAAAGCGCAAGATCTGCCTGGGCTTGGTAACTTCACGCATGAACAGTTATTCTTTGTCAAGTGGGGCCAGAATTGGTgtgagaacatcaagccTGCGCAGGTCATTGCTGGGTTGACGGATGAGCACAGTCCTAACCAGGCGAGGATTTTGCTTCCGCTGAAGAACTCTGCTGATTTCCAGCGGGCCTTCAAGTGTCCTCAGAAGAAGCCTGTTTGCGAGCTTTGGTAG